A region from the Criblamydia sequanensis CRIB-18 genome encodes:
- a CDS encoding alpha/beta hydrolase family protein gives MKKFFLLFIFLSGTLISQEKLFQDVLTREVGIKTLVFHDSQRERLLITEIYHPNHTTSQGKSTKDLFDRNLAAKEIPFLEGKDKLPLILFSHGYKGDRFTLSWLQETLASYGYITASVDHFSSTWYLQDPEEAMKRWERPLDIQFVLTSLLNDPLFGPHIDSERIGFIGYNLGGLTGIWLAGGVANLYRKPNLYDNASFELDEGTTDLMLSEIDFNKGKENFKDPRIKAEVLFSPVYGFAFDKEGLSTIQIPILIIAGDQDPADPKENAIHFAKWIPKANLSLLQGVNTALFVNERIRLKDKNIPENFRNLHREIVKKIIQFLSAALPSETVQKIPQLENTLP, from the coding sequence ATGAAAAAATTTTTTCTCCTTTTCATTTTTTTATCAGGTACTCTTATTTCTCAAGAAAAGCTATTTCAAGATGTTCTTACAAGAGAAGTCGGTATTAAAACCTTAGTTTTTCATGACAGCCAAAGAGAACGCCTATTAATCACGGAAATTTATCATCCGAACCACACCACCTCTCAAGGAAAATCCACTAAAGATCTTTTTGATAGAAACCTTGCTGCCAAAGAAATTCCTTTTCTTGAGGGAAAAGACAAACTGCCTCTCATCTTATTTTCTCATGGCTATAAAGGGGATCGGTTTACCTTAAGCTGGCTTCAAGAGACTCTTGCGTCCTACGGCTATATTACAGCATCTGTTGATCACTTTAGCAGCACCTGGTATTTGCAAGACCCGGAAGAAGCGATGAAAAGATGGGAGCGGCCTCTAGATATTCAATTTGTTTTAACTTCGCTTTTAAACGATCCTCTATTCGGCCCTCATATTGATTCTGAAAGAATAGGATTTATTGGCTATAATTTAGGGGGATTGACGGGCATTTGGCTAGCCGGCGGTGTGGCCAATCTTTATCGGAAACCCAATCTATATGATAACGCATCTTTTGAACTTGATGAGGGTACAACAGATTTAATGCTAAGTGAAATTGATTTCAATAAAGGTAAAGAAAATTTTAAAGACCCGAGAATAAAAGCCGAAGTTCTATTCTCCCCTGTCTATGGTTTTGCTTTTGATAAAGAAGGTTTAAGCACGATTCAAATTCCTATTTTAATTATCGCGGGAGATCAAGACCCGGCTGATCCTAAAGAGAATGCCATCCATTTTGCAAAATGGATTCCAAAGGCTAACTTATCTCTTTTACAAGGGGTCAATACAGCGCTTTTTGTGAATGAAAGAATCCGTTTAAAAGATAAAAACATTCCCGAAAACTTTAGGAATCTTCATCGAGAGATAGTTAAAAAAATTATTCAATTTCTTTCAGCCGCTCTGCCTTCTGAAACGGTTCAAAAAATACCTCAACTAGAAAATACCCTACCGTAA
- a CDS encoding c-type cytochrome, with the protein MTDNNKKTFAPFLKGLSLTLILILFGLGAIKIIANTSNSSTEKAIARKLAKENENFKKLKFDLVDPELAPKGIHDAVLLGYNIMIDTQKYAKDFVGNKLNCTNCHFSGGNTTGGENGSISLAAIASAYPCYNSRSQKVLSLGERINSCFERSLNGKPLALGSQEMVALEAYLHWISRNYPIYAPIPWRGLKELKAEKTLSPSNGKLVYERTCALCHGKEGEGGTNIPPVFGDRAYNDGAGMNDLGTLASFIHANMPYENPTLTVEEAFDVAAYIMEKPRPHFDKE; encoded by the coding sequence ATGACTGATAATAATAAAAAAACCTTTGCCCCTTTTCTTAAAGGTTTAAGCCTTACTTTAATTTTGATTTTGTTCGGGCTCGGAGCTATTAAAATTATCGCGAACACTTCCAATTCTTCAACAGAAAAAGCGATCGCAAGAAAGCTTGCCAAAGAAAATGAAAATTTTAAAAAATTAAAATTTGATCTTGTCGACCCGGAACTTGCCCCGAAAGGCATTCATGATGCAGTCTTACTTGGGTATAACATCATGATAGATACTCAAAAATATGCCAAAGATTTTGTCGGAAATAAGTTAAACTGCACGAATTGCCATTTTTCAGGGGGAAATACAACAGGAGGCGAAAATGGCTCTATTTCACTTGCCGCGATAGCAAGTGCCTACCCTTGCTATAACAGCCGCTCACAAAAAGTTCTTTCACTTGGAGAGAGAATCAATAGTTGTTTTGAAAGAAGCTTAAATGGAAAGCCCTTGGCTCTTGGAAGCCAGGAAATGGTGGCCCTGGAAGCTTACCTCCATTGGATTTCAAGGAATTATCCTATTTATGCCCCTATTCCATGGAGAGGATTAAAGGAGTTAAAAGCTGAAAAAACGCTCTCCCCTTCGAATGGAAAATTAGTCTATGAAAGAACTTGTGCGCTTTGCCATGGCAAAGAGGGCGAGGGCGGAACAAATATCCCTCCTGTTTTTGGTGATAGAGCTTATAATGACGGCGCAGGGATGAATGATCTCGGCACTTTAGCTTCCTTCATTCATGCGAACATGCCTTATGAAAATCCTACCTTAACTGTCGAAGAAGCCTTTGATGTCGCAGCATACATTATGGAAAAGCCCCGTCCTCACTTTGACAAGGAGTAA